From Cinclus cinclus chromosome 2, bCinCin1.1, whole genome shotgun sequence, one genomic window encodes:
- the ZC3H13 gene encoding zinc finger CCCH domain-containing protein 13 isoform X1 has product MSKIRRKVTVENTKTISDSTSRRPSVFERLGPSTGSTAETQCRNWLKTGNCLYGNTCRFVHGPSPRGKGYSSSYRRSPERPTGDLRERMKNKRQDVEAEPQKRSTEESSSPVRKESSRGRHREKEDIKITKERTPESEEENGDWETNREDSDNGDVNYDYDHELSLEMKRQKIQRELMKLEQENMEKREEIVIKKEISPEVVRSKLSPSPLPRKSSKSPKRRSSPKSSSSASKKDKKASTVSSPLLEQQRSSKSNQSKKKGPRTPSPPPPVQEETPLGKKHKEKHKAKERSEEKAREVKERGRDFERHKEKKEKQRDPSESSRRQKRSPSPADHSGSNSSPSREYSPPAARRRQTSRAPAKSTTHKHNFSPSRRSASPSGQHHSPISSRHHSSSSQSGSSVQRHSPSPHRKRTPSPSYQRTASPPARRSSSPYPPHSSSPPQRKRSPSRHRSPGRDKGRHDRDRTSQSHDRRHERRDETRGKREKERETRDDRDYDQEQSTSRDHRDDRESRDGRDRRDTRDTRDRREPRESRDTRDSRDTRDYGRDTKDSRDQRDSRSTRDSHDYRDRESRDAHKKDDQYQDDLRSYGRSHGREESSRAETRNDSRSDSRNESRSDRTGRSRGRGPELSDKGSRGTRGSQVDGHSSSGNYHDSWESRSSYADRDRYDSRDQARDSSFERRHGERDRRDNRERDQRASSPVRHQGRSDDLERDERREERRVDRSDDRRDDRARERERERERDRERERERDREREREKERELERDRARERERDRERDKDRDRERDRDRDHDREREREREREKEREREREERERERERERDRERERERERGRDRDKERDRQRDWDDKEKGREDRRDKREDTREERGSRDVHEERKSKKRHRNESSPSPRQSPKRRRDHSPDSDAYNSGDDKNEKHRLLSQVVRPQESRSLSPSHVTEERQSRWKEEERKSDRKESSRRYEEPEFKERVSSADKQREQPDASEGSRSRVQENVGHHPSEERDASDRMHDDSKKKSKIQKKATKKKKDDDSGVERYTNEPATEESQVFSPKKGQKRKNVEKKRKRSKGDSEVSDEEIVPHHKKKKGPRTPPVTKEELVEAPPEKAVAEVPTKREDTTFSDWSDEDVPERGDIVVPERTTEDSHRKSHRARGEKVEVPHVTIEDGPHRKPVDQKRSSSLGSNRSHASSRLRSPSNDSAHRSGDDQTGRKRILHSSSRDRDRDRDREKKSLEITERKSRIDQLKRGEPSRSTSSDRQDSRSHSSRRSSPESDRQVHSRSGSFDSRERLQERDRHEHDRERERDRREGRQRDWDRDVDKDWPRSRERERLRERERDREKRRELERERERQLPDTAERERERERTLDVSSQKESAKHGETKLDRDHEKDFDGICRDSATSEKEKTDKDLGPLQGFEDGNEAEKVEGLEGGEDETKTTDVQSLGSGAGEYEPISDDELDEILAGDAEKREDQQEDEKMPGKNPVDVIDVDWSSLMPKQPKEPREPGAALLKFTPGAVMLRVGISKRLAGPELFTKIKETCQRVLEKPKDAENLFEHELGALNMAALRRKEERAGLLSNLGPCCKALCFRRDSAIRKQLMKNEKGATKQTYTNSAAMDSDLLRLSLRLFKRKTVCQVPGQEKTEDSKIPQPALQQEVCVT; this is encoded by the exons AAAGAGTCTTCACGAGGAAGACATAGAGAAAAGGAGGATATCAAAATTACAAAGGAGCGAACACCAGAAAGTGAAGAGGAAAATGGGGATTGGGAAACAAATAGAGAAG acTCTGATAATGGAGATGTTAATTATGATTATGATCATGAGCTGTCTTTGGAAATGAAGCGCCAAAAGATTCAGAGAGAACTCATGAAATTGGAACAGGAAAACATGGAGAAACGAGAGgaaatagtaattaaaaaagaG ATTTCTCCAGAGGTGGTTAGATCTAAATTATCACCATCACCATTACCACGAAAGTCTAGCAAATCTCCAAAACGAAGATCCAGTCCCAAATCATCATCTTCAGCTAGTAAGAAAGACAAGAAAGCATCTACTGTCTCTTCACCGCTTTTGGAGCAGCAAAG GAGTTCTAAAAGTAACCAGAGTAAAAAGAAAGGTCCACGTACCCCTAGCCCTCCTCCTCCAGTACAAGAGGAAACTCccttggggaaaaaacacaaagaaaaacataaagcaaaagaacgttcagaagaaaaggcaagGGAGGTGAAAGAGAGAGGGCGTGACTTTGAAAGgcacaaggagaaaaaagagaagcagag GGATCCATCGGAAAGCTCCCGTAGACAGAAACGCTCTCCTAGTCCTGCAGATCACTCTGGCAGTAATTCTTCCCCTTCCAGGGAGTACTCACCACCTGCTGCAAGGCGAAGGCAAACCTCCCGAGCTCCAGCCAAGTCAACCACTCACAAACATAACTTCTCACCTTCTCGCAG GTCTGCTTCTCCATCAGGTCAGCATCATTCTCCCATATCCTCCAGACATCACTCCTCATCCTCACAGTCAGGCTCCTCTGTTCAAAGACATTCTCCTTCCCCACACCGCAAAAGAACTCCTTCTCCATCCTATCAAAGGACAGCTTCCCCGCCTGCGAGGCGATCATCTTCCCCCTATCCCCCTCACTCTTCCTCCCCACCTCAGAGGAAGCGAAGTCCTTCGAGACACCGATCTCCTGGAAGAGACAAGGGAAGACACGATCGTGATCGGACTTCACAGTCCCACGACAGGCGCCACGAAAGGCGGGATG AaacaagagggaaaagagaaaaagaaagagaaacaagagaTGATCGTGATTATGACCAAGAGCAGAGTACCTCCAGGGACCATAGGGATGACAGAGAGTCACGTGATGGAAGAGATCGGAGGGACACAAGAGACACCAGAGATCGGAGGGAGCCACGGGAATCCAGAGATACTCGAGACTCCAGAGACACCCGGGATTATGGCAGGGATACCAAAGACAGTCGTGACCAGAGAGACTCGCGCTCCACGCGAGACTCCCATGActacagagacagagagagtCGTGATGCCCATAAAAAGGATGACCAGTATCAAGACGACTTGCGCAGCTATGGAAGATCCCATGGCAGAGAGGAGAGCTCTCGTGCTGAAACAAGGAATGACTCCAGAAGTGACTCCAGAAATGAGAGCAGAAGTGATAGAACTGGCAGAAGTCGAGGCAGAGGTCCAGAATTGTCTGACAAAG GAAGTCGGGGGACTCGAGGATCCCAGGTTGATGGTCACAGCAGTAGTGGAAACTACCATGACAGCTGGGAATCGAGGAGTAGCTACGCCGATCGGGACCGCTATGACAGTCGGGATCAAGCAAGGGATTCCTCCTTTGAAAGAAGACATGGTGAACGGGATAGGCGTGACAACAGAGAAAGAG ATCAGAGAGCAAGCTCACCAGTACGACACCAAGGACGGAGTGATGATCTCGAGCGGGATGAGAGGAGGGAGGAGCGAAGGGTGGATCGGTCTGATGACAGGAGAGATGACAGGGCCCGGGAGAGAGAGcgggaaagggagagggaccgagagagagaaagagaaagagaccgggaaagagagagggagaaagagagggagTTGGAACGAGATCGTGCTCGGGAACGGGAGAGGGACAGAGAgcgggacaaggacagggaccgTGAACGGGACCGAGACAGAGACCATGACAGGGAGAGGGAAcgagagagggagagggagaaggagcgGGAGCGAGAGCGGGAGGAACGAGAAAGGGAGCGAGAACGAGAGAGAGATCGGGAGCGGGAGCGCGAAAGGGAGAGAGGTCGAGACAGAGACAAAGAAAGAGACCGCCAGAGAGACTGGGatgacaaagaaaaaggaagggaagacCGCAGGGATAAGAGAGAAGATACTCGAGAAGAAAGAGGCTCAAGAGATGTCcatgaggaaagaaaatccaa GAAGCGTcatagaaatgaaagcagtccaagtccccgTCAGTCACCCAAACGTCGCCGTGATCATTCTCCTGATAGTGATGCTTACAACAGTGGAGATGACAAAA aCGAAAAGCACAGACTCCTGAGCCAGGTTGTGCGGCCGCAGGAATCCCGGTCACTGAGCCCCTCTCACGTAACGGAGGAGCGGCAGAGCCGCTGGAAAGAAGAAGAGCGAAAATCGGACAGAAAGGAAAGTTCCCGGCGCTATGAAGAGCCAGAGTTTAAAGAGAGGGTTTCTTCAGCAGATAAGCAGAGAGAGCAGCCGGATGCTTCAGAAGGTTCCCGATCCAGAGTTCAGGAAAATGTTGGACACCATCCTTCTGAAGAAAGAGATGCTTCTGATAGAATGCATGATGACAGCAAAAAGAAATCTAAGATACAGAAAAAGGCCAcgaagaagaagaaagatgaTGACAGTGGGGTGGAAAGGTACACTAATGAACCAGCAACTGAGGAAAGCCAGGTCTTTTCccctaagaaaggtcaaaaaaggaagaatgttGAGAAAAAGCGGAAGAGATCCAAGGGTGATTCTGAAGTTTCTGACGAAGAAATTGTTCCAcatcataaaaagaaaaaaggtccAAGAACCCCTCCTGTAACTAAAGAAGAATTGGTTGAAGCACCACCTGAGAAAGCAGTGGCAGAAGTCCCCACAAAAAGAGAAGATACAACATTTAGTGACTGGTCAGATGAAGATGTTCCTGAACGTGGTGATATTGTTGTTCCAGAAAGAACCACTGAGGATTCCCATAGAAAAAGTCACAGAGCAAGGGGAGAAAAGGTGGAAGTGCCTCACGTTACTATAGAGGATGGACCACACCGTAAGCCTGTGGACCAGAAGCGCAGCAGCAGCCTCGGTAGCAATCGGAGCCATGCCTCCAGCAGGCTTAGATCCCCCTCCAATGACTCAGCACATCGCAGTGGAGATGATCAGACTGGACGGAAGAGGATCCTGCACAGTagctccagggacagggatagggacagggacagggagaagaaaagcttAGAAATCACTGAAAGGAAGTCCCGAATTGATCAGTTGAAACGAGGGGAACCCAGTCGCAGCACATCTTCAG ATCGTCAAGATTCAAGAAGCCACAGTTCAAGACGAAGTTCCCCTGAGTCAGATCGTCAGGTTCATTCCAGATCTGGGTCCTTCGACAGCAGGGAAAGGCTTCAGGAGCGAGATCGACATGAACATGATCGAGAACGAGAGAGAgacaggagagaggggagaCAGAGAGACTGGGACCGAGATGTGGACAAAGACTGGCCAAGGAGCCGGGAGCGAGAGAGGCTCAGGGAGcgagagagggacagggagaaaAGACGGGaactggagagagagagagagcgacAGCTGCCTGATActgctgagagagagagagagagagagagaacccTTGACGTCTCCTCTCAAAAGGAATCAGCAAAGCACGGTGAAACAAAACTGGACAGAGATCATGAAAAAGACTTTGATGGTATTTGCCGGGACTCAGCAacttcagagaaggaaaaaacagacaaaGATTTAGGACCTTTACAAGGCTTTGAAGATGGAAATGAGGCCGAAAAGGTAGAAGGTTTAGAAG GAGGAGAGGATGAAACAAAGACTACTGATGTGCAGTCACTGGGGTCTGGTGCTGGAGAATACGAGCCGATCAGTGATGATGAACTGGATGAAATTCTGGCAGGTGATGCTGAAAAGCGTGAGGATCAACAGGAGGATGAGAAGATGCCTGGTAAAA ATCCAGTGGATGTTATAGATGTAGACTGGTCCAGTCTTATGCCAAAGCAGCCAAAAGAACCACGTGAGCCTGGGGCTGCACTCCTAAAATTCACACCAGGTGCTGTCATGTTGAGAGTTGGCATTTCCAAGCGATTGGCAGGACCAGAGCTCTTCACCAAAATAAAAGAGACATGCCAGAGAGTGTTAGAAAAACCTAAAG ATGCAGAAAACCTTTTTGAACATGAGCTGGGAGCACTGAACATGGCAGCACTTCGGCGAAAAGAAGAGAGAGCAGGTCTTCTCAGCAATTTGGGTCCTTGTTGCAAAGCGCTGTGCTTCCGCAGGGATTCTGCAATTCGTAAGCAGCTCATGAagaatgaaaag ggtgcaacaaaacaaacttaTACAAATTCCGCAGCAATGGACAGCGACTTGTTACGGTTGAGTCTACGGTTATTCAAACGAAAGACTGTGTGCCAAGTTCCTGGGCAGGAAAAGACAGAGGACAGCAAAATTCCACAGCCAGCTCTCCAGCAGGAAGTGTGTGTGACTTGA
- the ZC3H13 gene encoding zinc finger CCCH domain-containing protein 13 isoform X2, with protein MSKIRRKVTVENTKTISDSTSRRPSVFERLGPSTGSTAETQCRNWLKTGNCLYGNTCRFVHGPSPRGKGYSSSYRRSPERPTGDLRERMKNKRQDVEAEPQKRSTEESSSPVRKESSRGRHREKEDIKITKERTPESEEENGDWETNREDSDNGDVNYDYDHELSLEMKRQKIQRELMKLEQENMEKREEIVIKKEISPEVVRSKLSPSPLPRKSSKSPKRRSSPKSSSSASKKDKKASTVSSPLLEQQRSSKSNQSKKKGPRTPSPPPPVQEETPLGKKHKEKHKAKERSEEKAREVKERGRDFERHKEKKEKQRDPSESSRRQKRSPSPADHSGSNSSPSREYSPPAARRRQTSRAPAKSTTHKHNFSPSRRSASPSGQHHSPISSRHHSSSSQSGSSVQRHSPSPHRKRTPSPSYQRTASPPARRSSSPYPPHSSSPPQRKRSPSRHRSPGRDKGRHDRDRTSQSHDRRHERRDETRGKREKERETRDDRDYDQEQSTSRDHRDDRESRDGRDRRDTRDTRDRREPRESRDTRDSRDTRDYGRDTKDSRDQRDSRSTRDSHDYRDRESRDAHKKDDQYQDDLRSYGRSHGREESSRAETRNDSRSDSRNESRSDRTGRSRGRGPELSDKGSRGTRGSQVDGHSSSGNYHDSWESRSSYADRDRYDSRDQARDSSFERRHGERDRRDNRERDQRASSPVRHQGRSDDLERDERREERRVDRSDDRRDDRARERERERERDRERERERDREREREKERELERDRARERERDRERDKDRDRERDRDRDHDREREREREREKEREREREERERERERERDRERERERERGRDRDKERDRQRDWDDKEKGREDRRDKREDTREERGSRDVHEERKSKKRHRNESSPSPRQSPKRRRDHSPDSDAYNSGDDKNEKHRLLSQVVRPQESRSLSPSHVTEERQSRWKEEERKSDRKESSRRYEEPEFKERVSSADKQREQPDASEGSRSRVQENVGHHPSEERDASDRMHDDSKKKSKIQKKATKKKKDDDSGVERYTNEPATEESQVFSPKKGQKRKNVEKKRKRSKGDSEVSDEEIVPHHKKKKGPRTPPVTKEELVEAPPEKAVAEVPTKREDTTFSDWSDEDVPERGDIVVPERTTEDSHRKSHRARGEKVEVPHVTIEDGPHRKPVDQKRSSSLGSNRSHASSRLRSPSNDSAHRSGDDQTGRKRILHSSSRDRDRDRDREKKSLEITERKSRIDQLKRGEPSRSTSSDRQDSRSHSSRRSSPESDRQVHSRSGSFDSRERLQERDRHEHDRERERDRREGRQRDWDRDVDKDWPRSRERERLRERERDREKRRELERERERQLPDTAERERERERTLDVSSQKESAKHGETKLDRDHEKDFDGICRDSATSEKEKTDKDLGPLQGFEDGNEAEKVEGLEGGEDETKTTDVQSLGSGAGEYEPISDDELDEILAGDAEKREDQQEDEKMPDPVDVIDVDWSSLMPKQPKEPREPGAALLKFTPGAVMLRVGISKRLAGPELFTKIKETCQRVLEKPKDAENLFEHELGALNMAALRRKEERAGLLSNLGPCCKALCFRRDSAIRKQLMKNEKGATKQTYTNSAAMDSDLLRLSLRLFKRKTVCQVPGQEKTEDSKIPQPALQQEVCVT; from the exons AAAGAGTCTTCACGAGGAAGACATAGAGAAAAGGAGGATATCAAAATTACAAAGGAGCGAACACCAGAAAGTGAAGAGGAAAATGGGGATTGGGAAACAAATAGAGAAG acTCTGATAATGGAGATGTTAATTATGATTATGATCATGAGCTGTCTTTGGAAATGAAGCGCCAAAAGATTCAGAGAGAACTCATGAAATTGGAACAGGAAAACATGGAGAAACGAGAGgaaatagtaattaaaaaagaG ATTTCTCCAGAGGTGGTTAGATCTAAATTATCACCATCACCATTACCACGAAAGTCTAGCAAATCTCCAAAACGAAGATCCAGTCCCAAATCATCATCTTCAGCTAGTAAGAAAGACAAGAAAGCATCTACTGTCTCTTCACCGCTTTTGGAGCAGCAAAG GAGTTCTAAAAGTAACCAGAGTAAAAAGAAAGGTCCACGTACCCCTAGCCCTCCTCCTCCAGTACAAGAGGAAACTCccttggggaaaaaacacaaagaaaaacataaagcaaaagaacgttcagaagaaaaggcaagGGAGGTGAAAGAGAGAGGGCGTGACTTTGAAAGgcacaaggagaaaaaagagaagcagag GGATCCATCGGAAAGCTCCCGTAGACAGAAACGCTCTCCTAGTCCTGCAGATCACTCTGGCAGTAATTCTTCCCCTTCCAGGGAGTACTCACCACCTGCTGCAAGGCGAAGGCAAACCTCCCGAGCTCCAGCCAAGTCAACCACTCACAAACATAACTTCTCACCTTCTCGCAG GTCTGCTTCTCCATCAGGTCAGCATCATTCTCCCATATCCTCCAGACATCACTCCTCATCCTCACAGTCAGGCTCCTCTGTTCAAAGACATTCTCCTTCCCCACACCGCAAAAGAACTCCTTCTCCATCCTATCAAAGGACAGCTTCCCCGCCTGCGAGGCGATCATCTTCCCCCTATCCCCCTCACTCTTCCTCCCCACCTCAGAGGAAGCGAAGTCCTTCGAGACACCGATCTCCTGGAAGAGACAAGGGAAGACACGATCGTGATCGGACTTCACAGTCCCACGACAGGCGCCACGAAAGGCGGGATG AaacaagagggaaaagagaaaaagaaagagaaacaagagaTGATCGTGATTATGACCAAGAGCAGAGTACCTCCAGGGACCATAGGGATGACAGAGAGTCACGTGATGGAAGAGATCGGAGGGACACAAGAGACACCAGAGATCGGAGGGAGCCACGGGAATCCAGAGATACTCGAGACTCCAGAGACACCCGGGATTATGGCAGGGATACCAAAGACAGTCGTGACCAGAGAGACTCGCGCTCCACGCGAGACTCCCATGActacagagacagagagagtCGTGATGCCCATAAAAAGGATGACCAGTATCAAGACGACTTGCGCAGCTATGGAAGATCCCATGGCAGAGAGGAGAGCTCTCGTGCTGAAACAAGGAATGACTCCAGAAGTGACTCCAGAAATGAGAGCAGAAGTGATAGAACTGGCAGAAGTCGAGGCAGAGGTCCAGAATTGTCTGACAAAG GAAGTCGGGGGACTCGAGGATCCCAGGTTGATGGTCACAGCAGTAGTGGAAACTACCATGACAGCTGGGAATCGAGGAGTAGCTACGCCGATCGGGACCGCTATGACAGTCGGGATCAAGCAAGGGATTCCTCCTTTGAAAGAAGACATGGTGAACGGGATAGGCGTGACAACAGAGAAAGAG ATCAGAGAGCAAGCTCACCAGTACGACACCAAGGACGGAGTGATGATCTCGAGCGGGATGAGAGGAGGGAGGAGCGAAGGGTGGATCGGTCTGATGACAGGAGAGATGACAGGGCCCGGGAGAGAGAGcgggaaagggagagggaccgagagagagaaagagaaagagaccgggaaagagagagggagaaagagagggagTTGGAACGAGATCGTGCTCGGGAACGGGAGAGGGACAGAGAgcgggacaaggacagggaccgTGAACGGGACCGAGACAGAGACCATGACAGGGAGAGGGAAcgagagagggagagggagaaggagcgGGAGCGAGAGCGGGAGGAACGAGAAAGGGAGCGAGAACGAGAGAGAGATCGGGAGCGGGAGCGCGAAAGGGAGAGAGGTCGAGACAGAGACAAAGAAAGAGACCGCCAGAGAGACTGGGatgacaaagaaaaaggaagggaagacCGCAGGGATAAGAGAGAAGATACTCGAGAAGAAAGAGGCTCAAGAGATGTCcatgaggaaagaaaatccaa GAAGCGTcatagaaatgaaagcagtccaagtccccgTCAGTCACCCAAACGTCGCCGTGATCATTCTCCTGATAGTGATGCTTACAACAGTGGAGATGACAAAA aCGAAAAGCACAGACTCCTGAGCCAGGTTGTGCGGCCGCAGGAATCCCGGTCACTGAGCCCCTCTCACGTAACGGAGGAGCGGCAGAGCCGCTGGAAAGAAGAAGAGCGAAAATCGGACAGAAAGGAAAGTTCCCGGCGCTATGAAGAGCCAGAGTTTAAAGAGAGGGTTTCTTCAGCAGATAAGCAGAGAGAGCAGCCGGATGCTTCAGAAGGTTCCCGATCCAGAGTTCAGGAAAATGTTGGACACCATCCTTCTGAAGAAAGAGATGCTTCTGATAGAATGCATGATGACAGCAAAAAGAAATCTAAGATACAGAAAAAGGCCAcgaagaagaagaaagatgaTGACAGTGGGGTGGAAAGGTACACTAATGAACCAGCAACTGAGGAAAGCCAGGTCTTTTCccctaagaaaggtcaaaaaaggaagaatgttGAGAAAAAGCGGAAGAGATCCAAGGGTGATTCTGAAGTTTCTGACGAAGAAATTGTTCCAcatcataaaaagaaaaaaggtccAAGAACCCCTCCTGTAACTAAAGAAGAATTGGTTGAAGCACCACCTGAGAAAGCAGTGGCAGAAGTCCCCACAAAAAGAGAAGATACAACATTTAGTGACTGGTCAGATGAAGATGTTCCTGAACGTGGTGATATTGTTGTTCCAGAAAGAACCACTGAGGATTCCCATAGAAAAAGTCACAGAGCAAGGGGAGAAAAGGTGGAAGTGCCTCACGTTACTATAGAGGATGGACCACACCGTAAGCCTGTGGACCAGAAGCGCAGCAGCAGCCTCGGTAGCAATCGGAGCCATGCCTCCAGCAGGCTTAGATCCCCCTCCAATGACTCAGCACATCGCAGTGGAGATGATCAGACTGGACGGAAGAGGATCCTGCACAGTagctccagggacagggatagggacagggacagggagaagaaaagcttAGAAATCACTGAAAGGAAGTCCCGAATTGATCAGTTGAAACGAGGGGAACCCAGTCGCAGCACATCTTCAG ATCGTCAAGATTCAAGAAGCCACAGTTCAAGACGAAGTTCCCCTGAGTCAGATCGTCAGGTTCATTCCAGATCTGGGTCCTTCGACAGCAGGGAAAGGCTTCAGGAGCGAGATCGACATGAACATGATCGAGAACGAGAGAGAgacaggagagaggggagaCAGAGAGACTGGGACCGAGATGTGGACAAAGACTGGCCAAGGAGCCGGGAGCGAGAGAGGCTCAGGGAGcgagagagggacagggagaaaAGACGGGaactggagagagagagagagcgacAGCTGCCTGATActgctgagagagagagagagagagagagaacccTTGACGTCTCCTCTCAAAAGGAATCAGCAAAGCACGGTGAAACAAAACTGGACAGAGATCATGAAAAAGACTTTGATGGTATTTGCCGGGACTCAGCAacttcagagaaggaaaaaacagacaaaGATTTAGGACCTTTACAAGGCTTTGAAGATGGAAATGAGGCCGAAAAGGTAGAAGGTTTAGAAG GAGGAGAGGATGAAACAAAGACTACTGATGTGCAGTCACTGGGGTCTGGTGCTGGAGAATACGAGCCGATCAGTGATGATGAACTGGATGAAATTCTGGCAGGTGATGCTGAAAAGCGTGAGGATCAACAGGAGGATGAGAAGATGCCTG ATCCAGTGGATGTTATAGATGTAGACTGGTCCAGTCTTATGCCAAAGCAGCCAAAAGAACCACGTGAGCCTGGGGCTGCACTCCTAAAATTCACACCAGGTGCTGTCATGTTGAGAGTTGGCATTTCCAAGCGATTGGCAGGACCAGAGCTCTTCACCAAAATAAAAGAGACATGCCAGAGAGTGTTAGAAAAACCTAAAG ATGCAGAAAACCTTTTTGAACATGAGCTGGGAGCACTGAACATGGCAGCACTTCGGCGAAAAGAAGAGAGAGCAGGTCTTCTCAGCAATTTGGGTCCTTGTTGCAAAGCGCTGTGCTTCCGCAGGGATTCTGCAATTCGTAAGCAGCTCATGAagaatgaaaag ggtgcaacaaaacaaacttaTACAAATTCCGCAGCAATGGACAGCGACTTGTTACGGTTGAGTCTACGGTTATTCAAACGAAAGACTGTGTGCCAAGTTCCTGGGCAGGAAAAGACAGAGGACAGCAAAATTCCACAGCCAGCTCTCCAGCAGGAAGTGTGTGTGACTTGA